Proteins encoded within one genomic window of Thermococcus sp. 21S7:
- the glmS gene encoding glutamine--fructose-6-phosphate transaminase (isomerizing) → MCGIIGYIGDRPACEVIVKGLKRLEYRGYDSAGIVTAESGRLHIRKGAGRIDELAEKLGFLKMPGKRGIGHTRWATHGIPNDVNAHPQRDCTGKIALVHNGIIENYRELREELLKRGHRFDSDTDTEVIAHLIEEELKSGGSFEDAMRRALLRLKGSFALGIIYAEEPDRLYFVRNESPLVLGVGDGENFAASDVPAFLEYTNRVVFLDDREYAVLTRDSWIVKNLDTGEAVEKPVHEIGWTLEMAEKGGYPHFMLKEIHEQPGAIRDAIHGNAGTIRSVAEEIAKYDRIFIVAMGTSYHAGLVGKYLFQRLARRVPIVEDASEFRYELEDLIDENTLVIAITQSGETADTLAAMKLAKKRGAKVLAIVNVVGSMATRIADLTLYTHAGPEIGVAATKTYTTQLTVLTMLAIELARVLGTADQGYLEELEMGLKAVPELVESVLKHETSLRELAEGLKNKRDFFYIGRGISVPTALEGALKLKEISYIHAEGLSAGELKHGPLALLEDGVPVVAIAPSGKTFDKVLSNIEESRARGAYIISVGDQTALMRVSDVFIEMPGMDELLTPIVYVVPLQILAYHLAVLRGNDPDKPRNLAKSVTVE, encoded by the coding sequence ATGTGCGGTATAATCGGATACATCGGGGACAGGCCGGCCTGCGAGGTTATCGTTAAAGGCCTGAAAAGGCTCGAATATAGGGGGTACGATTCGGCCGGAATCGTCACCGCTGAGAGCGGACGGCTTCACATAAGGAAGGGTGCCGGAAGGATAGACGAACTCGCTGAAAAGCTCGGCTTTCTCAAAATGCCCGGCAAAAGGGGAATCGGACACACCCGCTGGGCCACCCACGGGATTCCGAACGACGTTAACGCTCATCCCCAAAGGGACTGCACAGGTAAGATTGCCCTCGTTCACAACGGTATAATCGAGAACTACCGCGAGCTTCGGGAGGAACTCCTCAAACGGGGCCATCGCTTTGACAGCGACACGGACACCGAAGTTATAGCACATCTCATCGAAGAGGAGCTTAAATCCGGGGGGAGCTTTGAGGATGCCATGAGGAGGGCACTCCTCCGGCTCAAAGGTTCCTTTGCGCTCGGCATAATATACGCCGAAGAGCCGGACAGGTTGTACTTCGTGAGAAACGAGAGCCCCCTCGTCCTTGGAGTTGGGGACGGGGAGAACTTCGCCGCCAGCGACGTCCCGGCCTTCCTTGAGTACACGAACCGCGTCGTGTTTCTGGACGACAGGGAGTACGCGGTCCTCACGAGGGACTCGTGGATCGTCAAGAACCTTGACACGGGAGAGGCCGTCGAAAAACCCGTCCATGAGATAGGATGGACCCTTGAGATGGCTGAGAAGGGAGGTTACCCTCACTTCATGCTCAAGGAGATACACGAACAGCCCGGGGCCATAAGGGACGCCATACACGGCAACGCCGGAACTATACGCTCGGTGGCGGAGGAGATAGCCAAATACGACAGGATATTCATTGTGGCGATGGGAACCTCGTATCACGCTGGTTTGGTGGGCAAGTACCTCTTCCAGAGACTGGCCAGGAGGGTTCCCATAGTTGAGGATGCGAGCGAGTTCCGCTACGAGCTTGAGGATCTTATAGACGAGAACACCCTGGTTATAGCCATAACCCAGAGCGGAGAAACCGCCGATACCCTCGCGGCCATGAAGCTGGCCAAGAAGCGGGGGGCAAAGGTTCTCGCGATAGTCAACGTTGTTGGGAGCATGGCGACCAGAATAGCTGACCTCACCCTATACACCCACGCCGGCCCGGAGATCGGCGTCGCCGCGACCAAGACGTACACAACCCAGCTCACTGTTCTCACCATGCTCGCCATCGAGCTAGCGAGGGTTCTTGGAACCGCCGATCAGGGATACCTTGAGGAACTGGAGATGGGACTCAAAGCCGTTCCTGAACTCGTGGAGAGCGTTCTTAAGCATGAGACATCGCTGAGAGAGCTGGCCGAGGGGCTTAAAAACAAGAGGGACTTCTTCTACATCGGCAGGGGGATAAGCGTCCCAACCGCCCTTGAGGGGGCGCTCAAGCTCAAGGAAATAAGTTACATACACGCTGAGGGTCTGAGCGCCGGAGAACTGAAGCACGGGCCCCTGGCACTTCTTGAGGATGGAGTCCCGGTGGTGGCCATAGCCCCGAGCGGAAAGACATTCGACAAGGTCCTCTCGAACATCGAGGAGTCCAGAGCCAGGGGGGCGTACATAATAAGCGTTGGGGATCAAACAGCGTTGATGAGGGTCTCGGACGTTTTCATTGAAATGCCCGGGATGGATGAACTCCTCACGCCGATAGTTTACGTTGTTCCCCTCCAGATACTTGCGTATCACCTTGCGGTCTTACGGGGCAACGACCCCGACAAGCCGAGGAATCTGGCCAAGTCAGTTACCGTTGAATGA
- a CDS encoding PCNA-inhibitor produces the protein MNRKLDEFLEAASQKTPGDTEDGGERGKRKRLKSTSLESFLPEEHVNYFKRLRIGSKKIRNAKIEEL, from the coding sequence ATGAACAGAAAGCTCGACGAGTTCCTTGAGGCGGCCTCACAGAAGACCCCAGGGGACACGGAGGACGGCGGGGAGAGAGGAAAAAGGAAACGCCTGAAATCAACCAGCCTGGAGTCTTTTCTCCCGGAGGAGCACGTGAATTACTTCAAGCGGCTCCGCATAGGGTCAAAGAAGATAAGGAACGCCAAAATAGAGGAGCTATAG